The Bradyrhizobium sp. CCBAU 051011 DNA segment GACTACGATCCCGCGAAGGCAAAGAAGCTTCTTGCCGAGGCCGGCTATCCCGATGGTTTTGATGTCGAGCTTGCAAGCTACGTGCTGCCGCAATGGGGATCATCCGTCCAGAACTATCTGCACGCGGTCGGCGTTCGCGCCAAGCTCAACCAGTTGCAGACCGCGGCGCTGATCCAGCGCGCCAAGGCCGGCGAACTCAGGATGTATCTCGGAAGCTGGGGCAGCTATTCGATCAACGACGTTTCGGCCATCATGCCCAACTTCTTCGATGGCGGCGCTGACGACTATGCCAGGGATCCCGAGGTGCAGAAATCGCTGATCCAGGGCGGATCATCCATCAATCCGGAGATTCGCAAGGAGGCCTATTCGGCGGCGATCAAGAAGATCACCGAGCAAGCCTACTGGGCGCCGCTGCACACCTATGTGACGACCTATGGCCATTCGAAGCAACTCGACTTCACGCCGTATCCGGACGAGCTGCCGCGGTTCTATCTGGCGAAGTGGAAGTAAGGCGGGTTCTCGCTACTTTTGCCCGCTCCAAGATTCTGCGCGGGGCTTCGGCCCCGCGACCGAATGTTGAACCAACGCCACGAAAAATCCCCGCCTACGCTTGCGATTTGCGCCACGCGGAGCCGGACTATTTTTGCGTGACCGGCCGGGCGCTGGCGGTCCGCATGCCGAAAATTCCCGAATATTTAATCTTTCGGCTGCATAGTAGCTTTTTTGGATACTGTCTCCTTTGATGTCCCCGGAGCTTTTCGCGATGGTCGAAACCCGGATTGCGCCACGTGTTCGCGTCATGAAGGCCGCCAAGATCGAGTATGGCGGCGATAAGTATGCCTGTACCGTGCGCGATATATCCACCACGGGTGCGGCGCTGGATTTTCCGGACCTGATCCGTATTCCCAATGAATTCACCTTGATCCTCCCTGAAGACGGATTGAAGCTGCCTTGCCATGTCGTTTGGCGCAGGGAGTACAGGGTTGGCGTGGCGTTCGACTAGCCCGGCGAGATTCCTCAGTCGCCGAACCGCTCGATGACATCCGCGAGTGGGATATGGTCGACACAAGCGCCTGTTCCCGAAGCAATGTCTCCGCTCTCCAGCGCCGTTGCATGGATGACGGCGGGGTCGGCCTCAAGGCGCCGGCGCAAGGCGGCGAGTTTTGACCAGCGTGCCGGATCGGCGACCTGATGGAAATCGAGCCATCGCGCGACGCCAATCAGAATCCCGTCGGCCAGCGTCGGGCGCTCACCCATGAGAAAGGGCTGATCCCCGATCATGGCTTCGAGCTTGTCATGCCGTTCGATCACCTGCGCGGCGCCGAACTCACGCAGCGGTGCCTGCATTTGCGGATTCGGTTGCGCCATCTCCATCGCGACCCATAGCGGCGAGAAGGCGCCGGTGAAGCCGGTGTTAACAAAGGCCATGAGCTGGTGCATCCGGTCTGCTTCCGGCGAAAGCGGTTCGAAGCTGATGCGTCGCTCGCTGTCTCTTGCCTCGAGCCAACTGGCGATCGCCATCGTCTCGGTCAGCACCCGCCCTGCATCCGTGATCAGGGCCGGCGTTTCATGCCGGGCATTGATGCGGGCGTAGGAAGGATCGCGCATCTCGCCGAGCATATCGACACGGCAGAGCGAATAGGGTTTGCCAAGCCATTCGAGGGCTGCGACAAGCCCCATCGAGCTTCCGGCCGGAAAGCCATAAAGAAGAATCGGTTCCACTGGTTTGTTCTCCGTGATTTCTGCTGATCACGCTGCGCAGCG contains these protein-coding regions:
- a CDS encoding PilZ domain-containing protein; translated protein: MVETRIAPRVRVMKAAKIEYGGDKYACTVRDISTTGAALDFPDLIRIPNEFTLILPEDGLKLPCHVVWRREYRVGVAFD
- a CDS encoding glutathione S-transferase family protein → MEPILLYGFPAGSSMGLVAALEWLGKPYSLCRVDMLGEMRDPSYARINARHETPALITDAGRVLTETMAIASWLEARDSERRISFEPLSPEADRMHQLMAFVNTGFTGAFSPLWVAMEMAQPNPQMQAPLREFGAAQVIERHDKLEAMIGDQPFLMGERPTLADGILIGVARWLDFHQVADPARWSKLAALRRRLEADPAVIHATALESGDIASGTGACVDHIPLADVIERFGD